In Nostoc edaphicum CCNP1411, the sequence CAAATTTCCTCCAACTAACAGTATCAAAACTGTTATGAATATTCCTGCCGTTCTCCAAATCACGGTGTCGCTCCTCCTCCTGCTGGTGCTGGTGCTGCTGCTGGCACATGCCTAAAGTTCAAAACGACCCGGCGATTACCCCGACGATTCGCTTCTGTATCTTGGTTAGTAGTGGCATCAGGGGTAAAGTCTTCGGTTGCTCCAGAGCCGATAGTTACAGCACTAATCTGAGCTTCAGCTACACCCTTAGCACGCAGGGCTGCCCCGACTGCTTCGGCTCTGCGTAAAGACAGATCCAGGTTGTGCTGCGACGCACCACCGCGCCTGTCGGCGAAACCTTCAGGAGTAACATTTACATCAGGGAAGCGCCGCAGGTAATCCAAGAATGTATCGATTTTGCCTGTTTCGGTGGAACTGAGTTGGTCGCTGTCGAAATCAAAGTAAAAAATTACTGGTTCATGCACGTAGAAATCCCGATGCTTCTCCAGAGCCACATCAAAAGTTGCAGATTGCCCTTCCTGTGCTGACGCTTGATCATTCTCAACTTTACCGGCACGAATCTGGAAGCCCCAATGAAGCGCACCGTAAGTTGTCATGGTGTCTTCTCCCTTAGCCACCGTCTGAAAGTCGAAGTTGAACTCACCAGCCCCTCCAGGGGCGTCGGTTAGCTCTGCTGCTTTGATATCGCTGGGATCATCCGAGCGTTTGTAACCGATAGTAGCTCCGCTTGCACCACTGGATGAAGGCCGCGAAAGTCCAGGGGTTGCAGGATTGGGTTGGGCTGGATCGTTACCAAAGGGATACTGAGCAGGTAAAGCACTTCCGGCTGGGGCATTGGTTCCTGTACCACCGTGGGCAGGTGCATCATTGTGCAGTACATCAGTGAAATATCCGCCCTCAACTCCTGTGGTGGCATCAGCGGTGGTGCGTAGACTAGCACCACGAGCCGCAGGTAAAGATTGAGGTTCGACATTTGTGCCGGTAGCATTTGTCAAACGCACAATCTGAATCAGTCCAATCTGGTTAGAGTAGGGAGCAGTGGTTTTGGGTTTGAAACGAATAGTAATAGGTAGACTTGCGCCATTTGGTGTGGCATTTACTTCAAAAGTACCGTGAGTCAGGTCGTATGTAGGGTTAATTGCCCGTTGAATTAATTTTCTCTGGGCTGCACCTGTCTGCTGCACTACATGAGTCAGTTCATGGGCGGTTAATGCATCATTCCCTGGTGACTTGCCTGCACCAAAAAAAATGTTTTGCTTGTGCGTAAACGCCTGGGCATTCAAATCCCGATTCATTTGCACTGCTTCATTGCCTGTATGTACCCGCACTTGACTAAAATCAGTGCCAAAGCGGGGTTCCATAAAGGAACGTACTGTATGTGGTAGCGGACTTCCTCCACTTTCACTGCTGTTTAGCCGAGTTTCAAAATTGTCTCCAGTCTGGAAGCTACCATTTGTAGCGAGTTGTAGCGATCGCTTTGTTTGCAATTCTTCTTCCTCTTCTGGCCTTGCTTCCCTTTGCACTAGGGGAGTTATGGCAGCTGCTAAAGGCTTGGTTTGTACTTCCTCTTGAGTCTGTGTATCCGGCAAATCTATGGGCTGAGGTTTAGCCATTCGCATGATTTGATCGGCGACTTTATCGGCTTCCTGCTCATAATAGTCGTCTGGCGCACCAACTGTAAGTTTTGCCTGGGGACGATGCAAGGATATGCGACTAATGTCGTGATTAAGGGGCTGTTGTTTGATGGCTTGTGGTTCCAATAATTGCTCATCAACAGACTGCGCCTCTTGAAGGTCAATTGATGCTTCAGTTAGTCTTTGGATTGAAGGATTATTTGTTTGTAAACCAAAGCCACGTGTTGGAGAAGCTAGTGTAGGAATAGTTGAGGAGGCAAGGGCGGGATTTGTAAAAGTTGATGTGGCTAATTTTTGGCGCCCAAGCGTGTGTAGACTCCCAGTGGCTTGTCGTCCGACATCGCTCATATCACCTTCCCTCCATCAATATTCTTAGTAACAGACATTATATAATTTGTCTAGTTGCAATCGCTATCGACTTATCCCTCTTCTGTCACTTTCCGGGAAAGTGATCGCTAGAAGCCTCATGAGGCAATCAATACAAGCTATACTATTAGAAAAAAATAGGACTTGTATTTGTTATTAGAAAATAATCGCGCAATCGCTTGTTATACAAAAGCTCTAGATTTTAGAAAAGGCAAATGTTTTCGGAGAGTGACAGAAGAGGGATAAGTGTAAAGGATCACACCTATCCCTGGAGTGTAGATTGCGATCAAGTTCCAGAAAATTTATCTGCGATCGCTAAAAGTAGGAATTATCATCTGGTTCGCCTCTCCATCTTGTACTAGCAAATGTAGGTTTTCCATCGGGTTGAATATACAGAGGAAAATCTCCTTGTGTCGTATTGCCATCCCAATTCCAGTCAGTAGAGTAAGTGTGTTCTCCATGTCCATAGTTGCCTGCATGGTCAATTGTCGGGCCGCTACCTGTCAAATTGATGGATAGTGAATCACCATAGCCAATTGACATTGAAGAACCCCGGCGCATACTTCCACCTCGGAATTGTCTCACATCCATTTCTTGTCCCCGGCTCGGCGGATCTAAGTTCGGGATTTGAGCCGCATCACTACTTAATTGCAGAGTTTCCTTAATAAAAGTTCCTCTAAGATTACTAAACTCAACCGCTCCAACAGTACCGATTGAATCTGCGGTGTGATCTCCACTGTCTGACCAGATATACTCTATGCTGTTTAATGTTTTTTGGTTTGTATTGAGTAGTGTTTCAACCTGCAACTGAACTTCTGCCTTCACAGCTTCTAAAATGGCTAAATCCAAAGTGCCACCAGATTGATTAGGTGAATCGGGAGCAGCTGGTGCTGGAGTTGTTGGGGTTGGGGCTGGAGTTGCTGGGGTTGGTGTTGGAGTTGCTGGAGTTGGGGCTGGCGTTGGGGCAGTTCCCTGAGCCGGTGGAGCTAAGGGTACATCAGGATGCTGTCGTTTCCAGTG encodes:
- a CDS encoding eCIS core domain-containing protein — translated: MSDVGRQATGSLHTLGRQKLATSTFTNPALASSTIPTLASPTRGFGLQTNNPSIQRLTEASIDLQEAQSVDEQLLEPQAIKQQPLNHDISRISLHRPQAKLTVGAPDDYYEQEADKVADQIMRMAKPQPIDLPDTQTQEEVQTKPLAAAITPLVQREARPEEEEELQTKRSLQLATNGSFQTGDNFETRLNSSESGGSPLPHTVRSFMEPRFGTDFSQVRVHTGNEAVQMNRDLNAQAFTHKQNIFFGAGKSPGNDALTAHELTHVVQQTGAAQRKLIQRAINPTYDLTHGTFEVNATPNGASLPITIRFKPKTTAPYSNQIGLIQIVRLTNATGTNVEPQSLPAARGASLRTTADATTGVEGGYFTDVLHNDAPAHGGTGTNAPAGSALPAQYPFGNDPAQPNPATPGLSRPSSSGASGATIGYKRSDDPSDIKAAELTDAPGGAGEFNFDFQTVAKGEDTMTTYGALHWGFQIRAGKVENDQASAQEGQSATFDVALEKHRDFYVHEPVIFYFDFDSDQLSSTETGKIDTFLDYLRRFPDVNVTPEGFADRRGGASQHNLDLSLRRAEAVGAALRAKGVAEAQISAVTIGSGATEDFTPDATTNQDTEANRRGNRRVVLNFRHVPAAAPAPAGGGATP